TCTGTCGCGAAAGAAGCAGATGCCAGGTTCATGACACTTCATGATCATGTCAAGATGCGCCCGGCGGCCAGGCGGGCGGGGATGGAGCGGAACGGGCGGGGATGGGCGGCGGACGTCCCGGGAGGGATCGCGGGGCGCATCGGGGGACATCGATGCGGGACTCCATGCGGGCGGGGCCGCGGCGGGACGGGGCGGGGAGGGCAGCGGCGGGGCAGGCAGGAAGGGCCGGACGACGCGGCGCGGCGCGGCAGGGCAGGGCGGGCAGAGAAGGAGGCGGTGCAAACCGGGCGGGACCGCAGGGCGGGGCGAAGCCCGTCCGGCGCCGGACGCGGACACCCGGACGGGCCGTGCTGCCCGCGGCCGCGCGCAGGACGGGGCGCGGCGCGCGGACGGGGTGCGGCGCGCTGCGGGCTCTCGGAGGGCTCGGCGGGGCCGCGCACACGGGTGCCGCGCACGACGGTGTCGGGGCGGGACGGGGTGCGCGGGACGGGCGGCCCCGGCGCGCGGGCGCGGCGGGCCCCTCGGGGGACGCGGTGCGGTGGGCGGGGCTCGCGGGACGGGCGAGCCCGGGAAGGCGGCGCCCCGGAGACCGGGGGCGGACGCTCACCGGGACCCGGAGGAGGGCACTCGCTCCCGGCGCGGGCTCAGCCCACGAGGCCGTCGGCCATCTCCTCCGTCAGATTGGACTCCGTACCCGGGATCCCCAGGTCCTGGGCGCGCTTGTCGGCCATCGCCAGCAGCCGGCGGATACGGCCCGCGACCGCGTCCTTGGTCAGCGGCGGGTCCGCCAGGGCGCCCAGTTCCTCCAGGGACGCCTGCTTGTGCTCCATGCGCAGCCGGCCCGCCGCGGCGAGGTGCTCGGGGACCTCCTCGCCCAGGATCTCCAGGGCGCGCTGGACCCGCGCGCCGGCGGCGACCGCGGCCCGGGCCGAGCGGCGCAGATTGGCGTCGTCGAAGTTGGCCAGCCGGTTGGCGGTGGCGCGGACCTCCCGGCGCATCCGCCGCTCCTCCCAGGCCAGCACCGACTCGTGCGCCCCGAGCCGGGTCAGCAGCGCACCGATCGCGTCGCCGTCGCGCACCACGACCCGGTCCACCCCGCGCACCTCGCGGGCCTTCGCGCCGATGGACAGCCGGCGCGCGGCACCGACCAGGGCCAGCGCGGCCTCCGGGCCCGGGCAGGTCACCTCCAGGGAGGAGGAGCGACCGGGCTCGGTCAGCGAGCCGTGCGCGAGGAACGCGCCGCGCCAGGCGGCCTCCGCGTCGCACGTGGCACCCGAGACGACCTGGGGCGGCAGCCCCCGGATGGGACGGCCCCGGCCGTCGACCAGCCCGGTCTGCCGGGCCAGCTGGTCACCGCCCGCCACGACGCGTACCACGTAGCGCGAACCGCGCCGCAGCCCGCCGGGAGCCATCACCACGAGATCCGAGGAGTGCCCGAAGATCTCCAGGATGTCCTTGCGGAGCCTGCGCGCAGCGATACCCGTGTCCAGCTCCGCCTCGATCACGATGCGCCCGCTGACCAGGTGCAGCCCGCCCGCGAACCGCAGGATCGACGAGACCTCCGCCTTTCTGCAGCAGGTCCGGGTGACGGGGAGCCGGGAGATCTCGTCCTTCACCGCTGCCGTCATCGCCATGGGCCGATCCTTCCATGCATCCGGAAAATACGGTCGTACGCGGCGGCCAACAGCTCCGGATCATGCTTCGGAGCCCCGTCGGGTCTGGCCACGGGCGCCAGCTCGACCGCGGCACCGAGCCGCTTCGCCGCGTCGGCGAGGGACTCGCGGTCGGGCACGGCGGCCTCGTCGGCCAGCACCACGTCCAGGGCGAGTTTAGGGGCGTGTCGCCCCAAAACCTCCAAATGACGCTGCGGAGAGAAGCCCTCCGTTTCTCCGGGCTGGGGAGCCAGGTTGAGCGAGAGGACCCGCCGGGCCTTGGTCTCGACGAGCGCGTCCAGCAGGTCGGGCACGAGGAGGTGCGGGATCACCGAGGAGAACCAGGAGCCGGGCCCGAGGACCACCCAGTCCGCGTCGAGTACGGCGTCGACGGCGTCCGGGACGGCCGGCGGGTCGTTCGGCACCAGGTGCACGGACTGCACCTCGCCCGGCGTCAGCGCGACGGTCGCCTGGCCGCGGACCGTGCCCACCTCGTCGGGGCGCGCCGGGTCGTGCCCCTTCACCAGCGCCTGCAGCTCCAGCGGCACGGCGGACATGGGCAGCACCCGGCCGTGGGCGCCGAGCAGCCTGCCGACCAGGTCCAGGGCCTGCACATGGTCGCCGAGCTGCTCCCACAGCGCGACGATCAGCAGATTGCCGACCGCGTGCTCGTGCAGTTCGCCCTGGGACTGGAAGCGGTGCTGGATGACCCGGGACCAGGTCTGGCCCCACTCGTCGTCCCCGCACAGCGCCGCCAGCGCCTTGCGGAGATCGCCGGGCGGCAGCACCCCGAGCTCCTTGCGGAGCCGCCCGCTGGAGCCCCCGTCGTCGGCGACCGTGACGACGGCGGTGAGGTCGCCCGTGATGCGGCGCAGCGCGGCGAGCGAGGCCGAGAGGCCCATGCCGCCGCCGAGCGCGACGACCTTGGGCTGGGTTCCGCGTCTGCGGTGGGTGCGGAGCGTGTCGCCGCCCCGCAGCCGGCGCAGCCGGGGATTGCGTGCGGTCACTCGCGCCCCATGTCCCGGTGGACGACGACGGTCTCGATCCCCTCGGAACCGAGCCGGGCGGCGAGCTTCTCGGACATCGCCACCGAGCGGTGCTTGCCGCCCGTGCAGCCGACGGCGATCGTCACGTACCGCTTGCCCTCGCGGCGGTAGCCCGCGGCGATCAGCTGCAGCAGCTCGGTGTACTGGTTGAGGAACTCCTTGGCGCCGGGCTGGTTGAACACATAGCCCGACACCTCCTCGTTCAGGCCGGTGAAGGGGCGCAGCTCCGGGACCCAGTGCGGGTTCGGCAGGAAGCGGCAGTCCACCACGAGGTCGGCGTCGACGGGCAGGCCGTACTTGTACCCGAACGACATCACGGTGGCCCGCAGCTCCGGCTCCTCGTCACCGGCGAACTGGGCGTCCATCTTGGCGCGCAGCTCGTGGACGTTGAGGCTGGATGTGTCGATGACCAGGTCGGCGTCGCCGCGCAGCTCCCGGAGGAGGTCCCGCTCGGCGGCGATGCCGTCGACGATCCGGCCGTCGCCCTGCAGCGGGTGCGGGCGGCGCACCGACTCGAACCGGCGCACCAGGGCCTCGTCGGACGACTCCAGGAAGACGATCCGGCGGGTGACCTGCTTGGCGTCGAGGTCCGCGAGGGACTCGCGGAGGTTGTCGAAGAACCGCCGGCCGCGGACGTCCACGACGACGGCGATCCGGGCGACATTGCCCTGGGAGCGTGCGCCGAGCTCCACCATGGTGGGGATCAGCGCGGGCGGCAGGTTGTCGACGACGAACCAGCCGAGGTCCTCCAGGCACTTCGCCGCGGTGCTGCGGCCGGCGCCCGACATTCCGGAGATGATCACCAGCTCGGGGATGGCCGCCTCTGCGGCCTGCCCGGCCTCGGTCGTGCCCGTATCCACGTCTCCTGCTCCGTGTTCTGCTCTGTTCTGCTCGGTCATTGCGTGGTTCCCCCGTTCCCTTCCGTCACTGCTGCCCCGTCATCCTCTTCAATGATCTCGCCTGTCGCCATGTTCACCGCCGGGACGGCCGGAGCGGCCTGCGCCAGGGCGGCGGCCACGGACTCGGCGGTCTTCCTGCCGAAGCCCGGGACCTCGCAGATCTGCTCGATCGTGGCCTGCCGCAGCCGCTTCACCGAGCCGAAGTGCTTGATCAGTGTCTGCTTGCGGGCGGCGCCCAGGCCCGGCACGGAGTCCAGCGGGCTGGTCCGCAGCCGCTTGGTGCGCTTGGAGCGCTGGTAGCGGATGGCGAAGTCGTGGGCGGTGTCCCGGACCCGCTGGATCAGGTACAGCCCCTCGCTGGAGCGGGGCAGCACGACCGGGTCGTCCTCGCCCGGCAGCCACACCTCCTCCATGCGCTTGGCGATCCCGGCGACGGCGACGTCGTCGATGCCCAGCTCGTCCAGGGCCCGCTGGGCCGCCGCCACCTGCGGCTGCCCGCCGTCGACGAGCACCAGCTGCGGCGGGTAGGCGAACCGCCTGGGCCTGCCGTCGTCCGCCGGGGCCGACGGGACCTCACCCCCGGCCACGGACCCGCCTCCCGCCACGGATTCGCCTCCCGTGCCGGACCCGCCGTCCTCCGGGACCGCCCACTCGCCGGTCCGCTCCC
The Streptomyces tirandamycinicus DNA segment above includes these coding regions:
- a CDS encoding gluconeogenesis factor YvcK family protein, with protein sequence MTARNPRLRRLRGGDTLRTHRRRGTQPKVVALGGGMGLSASLAALRRITGDLTAVVTVADDGGSSGRLRKELGVLPPGDLRKALAALCGDDEWGQTWSRVIQHRFQSQGELHEHAVGNLLIVALWEQLGDHVQALDLVGRLLGAHGRVLPMSAVPLELQALVKGHDPARPDEVGTVRGQATVALTPGEVQSVHLVPNDPPAVPDAVDAVLDADWVVLGPGSWFSSVIPHLLVPDLLDALVETKARRVLSLNLAPQPGETEGFSPQRHLEVLGRHAPKLALDVVLADEAAVPDRESLADAAKRLGAAVELAPVARPDGAPKHDPELLAAAYDRIFRMHGRIGPWR
- the whiA gene encoding DNA-binding protein WhiA, translated to MAMTAAVKDEISRLPVTRTCCRKAEVSSILRFAGGLHLVSGRIVIEAELDTGIAARRLRKDILEIFGHSSDLVVMAPGGLRRGSRYVVRVVAGGDQLARQTGLVDGRGRPIRGLPPQVVSGATCDAEAAWRGAFLAHGSLTEPGRSSSLEVTCPGPEAALALVGAARRLSIGAKAREVRGVDRVVVRDGDAIGALLTRLGAHESVLAWEERRMRREVRATANRLANFDDANLRRSARAAVAAGARVQRALEILGEEVPEHLAAAGRLRMEHKQASLEELGALADPPLTKDAVAGRIRRLLAMADKRAQDLGIPGTESNLTEEMADGLVG
- the rapZ gene encoding RNase adapter RapZ — protein: MTEQNRAEHGAGDVDTGTTEAGQAAEAAIPELVIISGMSGAGRSTAAKCLEDLGWFVVDNLPPALIPTMVELGARSQGNVARIAVVVDVRGRRFFDNLRESLADLDAKQVTRRIVFLESSDEALVRRFESVRRPHPLQGDGRIVDGIAAERDLLRELRGDADLVIDTSSLNVHELRAKMDAQFAGDEEPELRATVMSFGYKYGLPVDADLVVDCRFLPNPHWVPELRPFTGLNEEVSGYVFNQPGAKEFLNQYTELLQLIAAGYRREGKRYVTIAVGCTGGKHRSVAMSEKLAARLGSEGIETVVVHRDMGRE